A stretch of Episyrphus balteatus chromosome 2, idEpiBalt1.1, whole genome shotgun sequence DNA encodes these proteins:
- the LOC129909169 gene encoding uncharacterized protein LOC129909169 isoform X1, with amino-acid sequence MHQSTISQLTDKNCLSDGDALSTKMTSPQQLQTLNQFGQNFYQYTPSTNMNSSTEVDYEHMEKQNKKRSRRVLSLKERIEVIKIAETRRDTRELALKFECGRTQILSILSQKERLLKEWANDGDPNRLRRRPSAMSLTTNKVIYEWLYRCKCAQLPLTDIDILEKAYEAKHLFKYSEFRPNRRWLDRFKKRFRIQPDELISPDPTFFDGVERSLELRDIYEDIKDTIELNTSDDQPIELPSLDDQRQCVSYESMMNYDQTMSSSNDICEIEDSEDDEQNYSPQNFCETEFSSRGKDSSKSKVVEDDDKPIANNEQALACLKKLEEYSMLKDDFRAIGYIVQLEKIYKGEIES; translated from the exons ATGCATCAGTCTACAATTTCCCAGCTCACGGACAAGAATTGCTTGTCCGACGGCGACGCTCTGTCGACAAAGATGACGTCACCCCAACAGTTACAGACACTAAACCAGTTCGGGCAGAATTTTTATCAGTATACTCCCAGCACCAACATGAACAGCAGTACTGAAGTTGATTACGAGCACATGGAAAAA CAGAACAAAAAGCGAAGCAGACGAGTTCTGTCGCTGAAAGAACGAATTGAAGTTATAAAAATTGCTGAAACTCGACGTGACACAAGGGAACTTGCATTGAAATTCGAGTGCGGTCGAACGCAGATACTGTCGATTCTGTCGCAAAAAGAGCGACTTTTGAAGGAATGGGCCAACGATGGCGACCCGAACAGGCTTCGGAGGAGGCCTTCTGCGATGTCGTTGACTACCAACAAAGTTATATACGAATGGCTGTATAGATGCAAATGTGCTCAATTACCGTTAACTGATATTGATATCTTGGAGAAGGCTTACGAAGCCAAGCATTTATTCAAATACAGCGAATTTAGACCGAACCGAAGATGGTTGGATCGGTTCAAGAAAAGATTCCGTATCCAACCGGATGAACTGATTTCGCCAGATCCGACTTTCTTCGATGGAGTTGAAAGATCACTCGAGCTGAGAGATATTTATGAGGACATAAAGGATACTATTGAACTCAATACAAGTGATGATCAACCGATCGAGTTACCTAGTTTGGATGATCAGCGGCAATGTGTTAGCTATGAGAGTATGATGAACTATGATCAAACAATGAGCAGTTCGAATGATATTTGCGAGATTGAAGATAGTGAAGATGATGAACAAAATTATTCACCACAAAACTTTTGTGAGACCGAATTTTCGTCCAGAGGAAAAGATTCTAGCAAAAGTAAGGTGGTAGAGGATGATGACAAACCGATAGCTAATAATGAGCAGGCTTTGGCTTGCCTGAAGAAATTGGAAGAATACTCAATGTTGAAGGATGATTTCAGAGCTATTGGCTATATTGTACAGTTGGAAAAGATCTATAAGGGAGAGATAGAGTCTTAG
- the LOC129909169 gene encoding uncharacterized protein LOC129909169 isoform X2: protein MHQSTISQLTDKNCLSDGDALSTKMTSPQQLQTLNQFGQNFYQYTPSTNMNSSTEVDYEHMEKNKKRSRRVLSLKERIEVIKIAETRRDTRELALKFECGRTQILSILSQKERLLKEWANDGDPNRLRRRPSAMSLTTNKVIYEWLYRCKCAQLPLTDIDILEKAYEAKHLFKYSEFRPNRRWLDRFKKRFRIQPDELISPDPTFFDGVERSLELRDIYEDIKDTIELNTSDDQPIELPSLDDQRQCVSYESMMNYDQTMSSSNDICEIEDSEDDEQNYSPQNFCETEFSSRGKDSSKSKVVEDDDKPIANNEQALACLKKLEEYSMLKDDFRAIGYIVQLEKIYKGEIES from the exons ATGCATCAGTCTACAATTTCCCAGCTCACGGACAAGAATTGCTTGTCCGACGGCGACGCTCTGTCGACAAAGATGACGTCACCCCAACAGTTACAGACACTAAACCAGTTCGGGCAGAATTTTTATCAGTATACTCCCAGCACCAACATGAACAGCAGTACTGAAGTTGATTACGAGCACATGGAAAAA AACAAAAAGCGAAGCAGACGAGTTCTGTCGCTGAAAGAACGAATTGAAGTTATAAAAATTGCTGAAACTCGACGTGACACAAGGGAACTTGCATTGAAATTCGAGTGCGGTCGAACGCAGATACTGTCGATTCTGTCGCAAAAAGAGCGACTTTTGAAGGAATGGGCCAACGATGGCGACCCGAACAGGCTTCGGAGGAGGCCTTCTGCGATGTCGTTGACTACCAACAAAGTTATATACGAATGGCTGTATAGATGCAAATGTGCTCAATTACCGTTAACTGATATTGATATCTTGGAGAAGGCTTACGAAGCCAAGCATTTATTCAAATACAGCGAATTTAGACCGAACCGAAGATGGTTGGATCGGTTCAAGAAAAGATTCCGTATCCAACCGGATGAACTGATTTCGCCAGATCCGACTTTCTTCGATGGAGTTGAAAGATCACTCGAGCTGAGAGATATTTATGAGGACATAAAGGATACTATTGAACTCAATACAAGTGATGATCAACCGATCGAGTTACCTAGTTTGGATGATCAGCGGCAATGTGTTAGCTATGAGAGTATGATGAACTATGATCAAACAATGAGCAGTTCGAATGATATTTGCGAGATTGAAGATAGTGAAGATGATGAACAAAATTATTCACCACAAAACTTTTGTGAGACCGAATTTTCGTCCAGAGGAAAAGATTCTAGCAAAAGTAAGGTGGTAGAGGATGATGACAAACCGATAGCTAATAATGAGCAGGCTTTGGCTTGCCTGAAGAAATTGGAAGAATACTCAATGTTGAAGGATGATTTCAGAGCTATTGGCTATATTGTACAGTTGGAAAAGATCTATAAGGGAGAGATAGAGTCTTAG
- the LOC129909172 gene encoding uncharacterized protein LOC129909172: MEKGHKMPMRNNRRCIIYGCSSSSVTNPDLKFFRFPLPESPDYQIWLSACKDSYNQIRILKKPLVCSLHFETRDVGGRRLNPRAYPKLRLVPSEEYVTIQGEKQKMQFLNKVMEEWLLRNRPYRDIYGRVLLSKAKEAADLLDIPSFNPNKLWLQDFNEEIAAPGSKLLGKVAPCGLSLQMADVIRDLRQLEQDQKAVQDHLAAENSIEISDDDDYDDGDFSDSYADLSSKLEVSVTVDEESSDYYEPGAKMPKLQSILLDLDEEEASEKKKSIATYREALKYLKPLEDFALQKEDFRAIGLLTQLEAIFKQQE; encoded by the coding sequence atggAGAAAGGACACAAGATGCCGATGCGCAATAACAGAAGATGCATCATCTATGGCTGCAGTTCATCATCGGTCACTAACCCCGATTTGAAGTTCTTTCGTTTTCCGTTACCGGAATCTCCGGATTATCAAATATGGCTGTCAGCTTGCAAAGATTCTTACAATCAGATAAGGATTTTAAAGAAGCCTCTTGTTTGTTCGCTACACTTTGAAACTCGGGATGTTGGAGGTCGTCGACTTAATCCGAGGGCCTATCCCAAATTGAGGCTTGTCCCATCCGAAGAGTACGTGACAATTCAGggcgaaaaacaaaaaatgcagtttttaaaCAAAGTGATGGAAGAATGGCTCTTACGGAACCGGCCTTACCGTGATATCTACGGAAGGGTCCTTCTTTCAAAGGCTAAGGAGGCGGCAGACCTTTTGGACATTCCAAGCTTTAATCCCAACAAACTTTGGTTGCAAGATTTCAACGAAGAAATTGCTGCACCTGGCTCAAAACTACTGGGAAAAGTTGCACCTTGCGGTTTATCATTACAAATGGCCGACGTTATTAGAGACTTGAGAcagcttgaacaagaccaaaAGGCCGTACAGGATCATTTGGCGGCGGAAAATTCAATCGAAATCAGCGATGACGATGATTACGATGATGGTGACTTTAGTGATAGCTATGCCGACTTATCTTCAAAGCTTGAGGTTTCTGTAACGGTTGACGAAGAAAGCAGCGATTATTATGAACCTGGGGCGAAAATGCCAAAACTCCAATCGATACTTTTGGATCTTGACGAAGAAGAAGCTTCGGAGAAAAAGAAAAGCATCGCCACATACCGAGAAGCCTTGAAATATTTGAAGCCCCTTGAAGATTTCGCCCTGCAAAAAGAAGATTTCAGAGCTATAGGCTTACTGACGCAGCTTGAAGCTATTTTTAAGCAACAAGAGTAG
- the LOC129909174 gene encoding uncharacterized protein LOC129909174 isoform X2: protein MGENMQRTSRKRRALLLRERVTVIEMYSTRPRPNYETLAKMFNCGRSQIKNILRQKGQILQEYHKDPESERVRRKVPPILLALNRIVDEWLKRALGHKIRVSGEMILQKSVQVQRFLDYEEFEPTKAWLRSFRRRHGYYRIDLRSLEVPVDTSKSLKIADIFEDVKNMLDYNVKRATELKLIREQGCNNIPEPDEEIIETKPLVPIMQDQSWDMSSEEFPSSENNDEMVVIKDNTDALDYLRPLEEFAMLTDNFRAIGLISQLEAIFRAKIRTSGDVC, encoded by the exons ATGGGGGAAAACATGCAAAGA ACTTCTCGAAAACGCAGAGCACTGCTTTTACGAGAACGCGTTACTGTTATCGAAATGTACAGTACCAGACCTCGGCCGAACTATGAAACCTTAGCTAAAATGTTCAACTGTGGTCGTAGCCAAATCAAAAATATTCTCCGCCAAAAGGGGCAAATTCTCCAGGAATACCATAAAGACCCAGAATCGGAGAGAGTACGCCGAAAAGTACCTCCAATCCTTTTGGCCCTTAATCGTATTGTAGATGAATGGCTAAAACGGGCCTTGGGCCATAAAATTCGAGTAAGTGGAGAAATGATTCTACAAAAATCAGTTCAAGTTCAGCGTTTCCTTGACTACGAAGAATTCGAACCTACAAAAGCTTGGCTTCGATCTTTCAGACGTCGACATGGATACTACAGAATTGACCTGCGCTCTCTCGAAGTTCCAGTAGATACTAGTAAATCCCTCAAAATCGCAGACATATTTGAAGATGTAAAAAATATGCTCGATTATAATGTCAAACGTGCCACTGAACTTAAATTGATCCGAGAACAAGGCTGTAATAACATTCCTGAACCGGATGAAGAAATTATCGAGACGAAACCTCTTGTCCCAATTATGCAGGATCAAAGTTGGGATATGTCATCAGAAGAATTTCCATCATCCGAGAATAATGATGAAATGGTTGTTATAAAGGACAACACCGATGCCCTGGATTACTTGAGACCCCTGGAGGAGTTTGCAATGTTAACTGATAATTTTCGTGCAATAGGCCTTATATCACAACTTGAAGCGATATTTCGGGCGAAGATCAGAACTTCCGGAgatgtttgttaa
- the LOC129909174 gene encoding uncharacterized protein LOC129909174 isoform X1, whose protein sequence is MGENMQRQTSRKRRALLLRERVTVIEMYSTRPRPNYETLAKMFNCGRSQIKNILRQKGQILQEYHKDPESERVRRKVPPILLALNRIVDEWLKRALGHKIRVSGEMILQKSVQVQRFLDYEEFEPTKAWLRSFRRRHGYYRIDLRSLEVPVDTSKSLKIADIFEDVKNMLDYNVKRATELKLIREQGCNNIPEPDEEIIETKPLVPIMQDQSWDMSSEEFPSSENNDEMVVIKDNTDALDYLRPLEEFAMLTDNFRAIGLISQLEAIFRAKIRTSGDVC, encoded by the exons ATGGGGGAAAACATGCAAAGA CAGACTTCTCGAAAACGCAGAGCACTGCTTTTACGAGAACGCGTTACTGTTATCGAAATGTACAGTACCAGACCTCGGCCGAACTATGAAACCTTAGCTAAAATGTTCAACTGTGGTCGTAGCCAAATCAAAAATATTCTCCGCCAAAAGGGGCAAATTCTCCAGGAATACCATAAAGACCCAGAATCGGAGAGAGTACGCCGAAAAGTACCTCCAATCCTTTTGGCCCTTAATCGTATTGTAGATGAATGGCTAAAACGGGCCTTGGGCCATAAAATTCGAGTAAGTGGAGAAATGATTCTACAAAAATCAGTTCAAGTTCAGCGTTTCCTTGACTACGAAGAATTCGAACCTACAAAAGCTTGGCTTCGATCTTTCAGACGTCGACATGGATACTACAGAATTGACCTGCGCTCTCTCGAAGTTCCAGTAGATACTAGTAAATCCCTCAAAATCGCAGACATATTTGAAGATGTAAAAAATATGCTCGATTATAATGTCAAACGTGCCACTGAACTTAAATTGATCCGAGAACAAGGCTGTAATAACATTCCTGAACCGGATGAAGAAATTATCGAGACGAAACCTCTTGTCCCAATTATGCAGGATCAAAGTTGGGATATGTCATCAGAAGAATTTCCATCATCCGAGAATAATGATGAAATGGTTGTTATAAAGGACAACACCGATGCCCTGGATTACTTGAGACCCCTGGAGGAGTTTGCAATGTTAACTGATAATTTTCGTGCAATAGGCCTTATATCACAACTTGAAGCGATATTTCGGGCGAAGATCAGAACTTCCGGAgatgtttgttaa
- the LOC129909171 gene encoding uncharacterized protein LOC129909171, with protein sequence MATIIDLSSDDETQDNKNKETINAVSTATSATKTNTTKSPYQSCQMSYIETKRRKIDDFIDHVVLIWLGRVRLGFKNLEMPHNILKSKAKEAASILNTSDIFHEAEWLMRFQKRVKKMQNDGKKIPIGKSKVFRIKDIIKEERPKFFGNIATKETTPLDENVSVDLTENKETENIEQIQLSKMLEEQKKHLELIKEAQRQQIEKVKEAQKQLADNLKRQQEAEAKKLQTLKRVAKAVSATKPSDQEQVILRSVDVSEAISPSSLSLAPLPAQTSVPVPKSLTAQEVINIDDDDVLDDPIHSYKEALDCLSLVEDYFLSVRNLHAVTMISQIEHCLKNKS encoded by the coding sequence atggcAACAATAATCGATTTGAGTTCAGACGATGAAACACAagacaacaaaaacaaagagaCAATAAATGCTGTTTCCACCGCCACTTCTGCCACTAAAACTAATACAACAAAATCTCCATACCAGAGTTGCCAAATGTCATACATAGAaaccaaaagaagaaaaattgacGATTTTATTGATCATGTCGTCCTAATTTGGTTAGGTCGTGTAAGATTAGGTTTCAAAAATCTTGAAATGCCTCATAATATTTTAAAGTCAAAAGCTAAAGAAGCAGCATCAATTTTAAACACATCTGATATATTTCATGAAGCTGAATGGCTAATGCGATTTCAGAAAAGagtcaaaaaaatgcaaaatgatggaaaaaaaaTCCCCATAGGAAAAAGTAAAGTCTTTAGAATTAAAGATATCATAAAAGAGGAAAGACCAAAATTCTTTGGCAATATTGCCACAAAAGAAACTACCCCGTTGGATGAAAATGTGTCTGTGGATTTGacagaaaataaagaaactgaaaatatagAACAAATTCAACTGTCCAAAATGTTGGAAGAGCAGAAAAAGCATTTGGAATTGATCAAAGAAGCACAAAGACAGCAAATCGAAAAAGTAAAAGAAGCACAAAAGCAGTTGGCTGATAATTTGAAGAGGCAACAAGAAGCTGAGGCAAAAAAACTGCAGACATTGAAAAGAGTTGCAAAAGCTGTTTCAGCTACCAAACCTTCAGACCAAGAGCAGGTTATTCTGAGATCAGTAGATGTAAGTGAAGCTATATCACCATCTTCACTTTCTCTAGCACCTTTACCTGCACAAACATCTGTTCCTGTTCCAAAATCTCTAACAGCACAAGAAGTTATAAatattgatgatgatgatgttctGGATGATCCTATTCACTCTTACAAAGAGGCTCTGGACTGTTTGTCGCTTGTTGAAGATTACTTTTTATCTGTGAGAAACCTCCACGCTGTTACGATGATAAGTCAAATAGAacactgtttaaaaaataaatcttaa